Proteins from one Zavarzinia compransoris genomic window:
- a CDS encoding HAD family hydrolase has product MSNLLVILDVDGTLIRSTAVDDRLIAAAWADLHGHAIDTDWAAYRTSTDRGIAREILADRLNRPADDGAIAAIEQAIADRYPPDLRFEQVPGAARLLATLRGLPSVGVAIASGSFPKTARLKLGAARLFIDNIPAAFSDADDERAGIIEAASAKAAAEHAVPAFAKRVYVGDGVWDLTAARKLGIGFVGLAEGDKAARLRDAGADLILPDFADLERALEAIFTAGLRDGA; this is encoded by the coding sequence ATGTCGAATCTTCTCGTCATTCTCGATGTCGACGGCACCCTGATCCGCTCGACCGCCGTCGACGACCGGCTGATCGCCGCCGCCTGGGCCGATCTGCACGGTCATGCCATCGACACCGATTGGGCCGCCTACCGGACCTCGACCGACCGCGGCATCGCCCGGGAAATCCTGGCCGACCGGCTGAACCGCCCGGCCGACGACGGCGCCATCGCCGCGATCGAACAGGCGATCGCCGACCGTTATCCCCCTGACCTCCGCTTCGAGCAGGTGCCGGGCGCCGCCCGCCTGCTGGCCACCCTGCGCGGCCTGCCCAGCGTCGGCGTCGCCATCGCCAGCGGCAGTTTCCCGAAGACCGCGCGCCTGAAGCTGGGGGCGGCCCGCCTCTTCATCGACAATATCCCCGCCGCCTTTTCCGATGCCGACGACGAGCGCGCCGGCATCATCGAGGCGGCCTCGGCCAAGGCGGCGGCGGAACATGCGGTGCCGGCCTTCGCCAAAAGGGTCTATGTCGGCGACGGCGTGTGGGACCTGACTGCTGCGCGGAAACTGGGCATCGGCTTCGTCGGCCTTGCCGAGGGCGACAAGGCGGCGCGCCTGCGCGATGCCGGCGCCGACCTGATCCTGCCGGATTTCGCCGATCTCGAACGTGCCCTCGAGGCGATCTTCACCGCCGGCCTGCGGGACGGGGCTTGA
- a CDS encoding DUF934 domain-containing protein codes for MKLVKDGAPVADEWTTVADDADLPEGGAVIVSLARFKAERDKLVGRNAPIGLRLKSNEPPSAVAEDLERFSVVALEFPIFRDGRAYSHASQLRGRFAFQGEIRAVGDVLWDQIPNMLRCGFDAFEVPDDFPLEAFAEAKTVFTNIYQPDTSGRPTVFERRHG; via the coding sequence ATGAAGCTCGTTAAGGACGGCGCCCCCGTCGCCGACGAATGGACCACGGTCGCCGATGACGCCGACCTGCCGGAGGGCGGCGCCGTCATCGTCTCGCTTGCCCGTTTCAAGGCGGAACGGGACAAGCTGGTCGGGCGGAACGCCCCCATCGGCCTGCGCCTGAAATCGAACGAGCCGCCTTCGGCCGTGGCCGAGGACCTGGAGCGCTTCTCGGTCGTCGCCCTGGAATTCCCGATCTTCCGCGACGGCCGGGCCTATAGCCACGCCAGCCAGCTGCGCGGCCGCTTCGCCTTCCAGGGCGAGATCCGCGCCGTCGGCGACGTGCTGTGGGACCAGATCCCCAACATGCTCCGCTGCGGCTTCGACGCCTTCGAGGTGCCGGACGACTTCCCGCTCGAAGCCTTCGCCGAGGCGAAGACCGTCTTCACCAACATCTACCAGCCCGATACGTCGGGCCGGCCGACGGTGTTCGAACGGCGCCATGGCTGA
- a CDS encoding nitrite/sulfite reductase, with protein MYRYDEFDQTAVDERVAQFRGQVARRLKGEITEDQFKPLRLMNGLYLQLHAYMLRVAIPYGTLSSRQLRMLAHIARKYDKGYGHFTTRQNIQYNWPRLVDTPDILADLATVEMHGIQTSGNCIRNVTSDPFAGAAADEVEDPRPWCEIIRQWSTFHPEFSYLPRKFKIAVTGAERDRAAIKLHDIGIRVVRNAAGETGFEFWIGGGMGRTPIIAKKIRDFVSKADLLDYATACLRVYNELGRRDNIYKARIKILVHEMGLDKYAAAVDEEFARIRGTVKLPETEIERIKAYFAPPAYETLPATSAGHEAKRFEDRGFRDFTRTNVHAHKQPGYAIVSVSLKANGIAPGDATAEQMEAVADIAERYSLDELRVTHEQNLVLPHVKLDDVHTVWQALKAAGLGTANIGLISDIICCPGLDYCDLANARSIPVAEEIQQRFADLERQHAIGNLKIKMSGCINACGHHHVGHIGILGVDKHGQELYQLQLGGSGAEDASLGQITGAGFPPEKIVGAIETVVATYLRLRAGDEEEFLACYRRVGMAPFKAALNEAR; from the coding sequence ATGTACCGTTACGATGAATTCGACCAGACGGCGGTCGACGAGCGCGTCGCCCAGTTCCGGGGTCAGGTCGCACGCCGCCTGAAGGGCGAGATCACCGAGGACCAGTTCAAGCCGCTGCGCCTGATGAACGGCCTCTATCTCCAGCTGCACGCCTATATGCTGCGGGTCGCCATTCCCTATGGCACGCTGTCGTCGCGCCAGCTGCGCATGCTGGCCCATATCGCCCGCAAGTACGACAAGGGTTACGGCCATTTCACCACGCGCCAGAACATCCAGTACAACTGGCCGCGCCTGGTCGATACGCCGGACATCCTGGCCGATCTCGCCACCGTCGAGATGCACGGCATCCAGACCTCGGGCAATTGCATCCGCAACGTGACCTCGGACCCCTTCGCCGGCGCCGCGGCGGACGAGGTCGAGGACCCCCGCCCCTGGTGCGAGATCATCCGCCAGTGGTCGACCTTCCATCCGGAATTCTCCTACCTGCCGCGGAAGTTCAAGATCGCGGTGACCGGTGCCGAGCGCGACCGCGCCGCGATCAAGCTGCACGACATCGGCATCCGCGTGGTGCGCAACGCGGCGGGCGAGACCGGCTTCGAATTCTGGATCGGCGGCGGCATGGGCCGGACCCCGATCATCGCCAAGAAGATCCGGGATTTCGTCTCGAAGGCGGACCTGCTCGACTATGCGACCGCCTGCCTGCGCGTCTACAACGAATTGGGCCGGCGCGACAATATCTACAAGGCGCGAATCAAGATCCTGGTCCATGAGATGGGCCTCGACAAATATGCCGCCGCGGTCGACGAGGAATTCGCCCGCATCCGCGGCACGGTGAAACTGCCCGAGACCGAGATCGAGCGGATCAAGGCCTATTTCGCCCCGCCCGCCTATGAGACCCTGCCCGCGACCTCCGCCGGCCATGAGGCGAAGCGCTTCGAGGACCGGGGCTTCCGCGATTTCACCAGGACCAATGTCCACGCCCACAAGCAGCCGGGCTATGCCATCGTCTCGGTCTCGCTGAAGGCGAACGGCATCGCCCCGGGCGACGCCACGGCGGAGCAGATGGAGGCGGTCGCCGATATCGCCGAGCGCTATTCGCTGGACGAACTCCGCGTCACCCATGAGCAGAACCTGGTGCTGCCCCATGTGAAGCTGGACGATGTCCATACCGTCTGGCAGGCGCTGAAGGCGGCGGGCCTCGGCACCGCCAATATCGGCCTGATTTCCGATATCATCTGCTGCCCCGGCCTCGACTATTGCGATCTGGCCAATGCCCGTTCCATCCCGGTCGCCGAGGAGATCCAGCAGCGTTTCGCCGACCTGGAGCGCCAGCACGCCATCGGCAACCTGAAGATCAAGATGTCGGGCTGCATCAATGCCTGCGGCCACCACCATGTCGGCCATATCGGCATTCTCGGCGTCGACAAGCACGGCCAGGAACTCTACCAGCTTCAGCTCGGCGGCTCGGGGGCGGAGGATGCCTCGCTCGGCCAGATCACCGGCGCCGGCTTCCCGCCGGAAAAGATCGTCGGCGCGATCGAGACCGTGGTCGCAACCTACCTGCGCCTGCGCGCCGGCGACGAGGAGGAATTCCTCGCCTGCTATCGCCGCGTCGGCATGGCTCCTTTCAAGGCGGCACTCAATGAAGCTCGTTAA
- a CDS encoding DUF2849 domain-containing protein, whose translation MKVLTANRLSDGVVVYIGAGEAWVEDLALAAVVTDEAGETRLQAAAAAAIKARQVVGAYLMPATVEDGKVLPVSVRERIRAAGPSNRTDLGKQADRPAAAAR comes from the coding sequence ATGAAGGTTCTGACAGCGAACAGGCTGAGTGACGGTGTCGTCGTCTATATCGGCGCGGGCGAGGCCTGGGTCGAGGATCTGGCCCTGGCCGCCGTCGTGACCGACGAGGCGGGCGAGACCCGGTTGCAGGCCGCCGCCGCGGCGGCGATCAAGGCGCGCCAGGTGGTCGGCGCCTATCTGATGCCCGCGACCGTCGAGGACGGCAAGGTCCTGCCGGTGTCCGTGCGCGAGCGGATTCGCGCCGCCGGCCCCTCGAACCGCACCGACCTTGGCAAGCAGGCCGACCGGCCCGCTGCCGCCGCCCGCTGA
- a CDS encoding Tat pathway signal sequence domain protein yields the protein MTVLPMAAALRLRFLVPAALCLAAAGAQAQAPETPAAPVPAPAPAEAAPAAPAPAPAADAILIELNKLEPQAEACRAYLVLNNPAGPDITDLKLDLILFNQDQVIERRIAVGLSPLPAGKTTVKLFDIQGQDCARVGSVLINEVMACNSTEGAVPDCTKRIAPSSRVGAKLFK from the coding sequence ATGACTGTTCTCCCGATGGCTGCCGCTCTCCGCCTCCGCTTCCTGGTGCCTGCCGCGCTCTGCCTTGCCGCCGCCGGTGCCCAAGCCCAGGCGCCGGAAACCCCGGCCGCGCCGGTCCCCGCCCCCGCCCCTGCCGAGGCGGCGCCGGCTGCCCCTGCGCCCGCCCCGGCCGCCGATGCCATCCTGATCGAATTGAACAAGCTGGAGCCCCAGGCCGAGGCCTGCCGCGCCTATCTGGTGCTGAACAATCCCGCCGGGCCCGATATCACCGACCTCAAGCTGGACCTGATCCTGTTCAACCAGGACCAGGTGATCGAGCGGCGCATCGCCGTCGGCCTGTCGCCGCTGCCGGCCGGCAAGACCACCGTGAAGCTGTTCGACATCCAGGGCCAGGACTGCGCCCGCGTCGGCAGCGTGCTGATCAACGAAGTGATGGCGTGCAACAGCACCGAAGGCGCCGTGCCGGATTGCACCAAGCGCATTGCCCCCTCCTCCCGCGTCGGGGCCAAATTGTTCAAATAG
- a CDS encoding class I SAM-dependent methyltransferase, with protein MDLAPINDRRRFIVENTDVLTPPHTPEIRLHLASEALDLWQRTEDELGRLGLPPPFWAFAWAGGQALARYILDHPDLVRGRRVFDFAAGSGIVAIAALMAGAAGAEANEIDDFALAALPLNAALNDVTLAACPGDVIGRLDLEADIVFAGDVCYERPMAERVTDWLAALAAAGKEVLIGDPGRSYLARERLRKVAEYEVPVSRALEDAEVKRTAVWRFAGA; from the coding sequence ATGGATCTCGCCCCGATCAACGACCGCCGCCGCTTCATCGTCGAGAATACCGACGTGCTGACGCCGCCCCACACGCCCGAAATCCGCCTGCATCTGGCCAGCGAGGCGCTGGACCTCTGGCAGCGCACCGAGGATGAACTGGGCCGATTGGGCCTGCCGCCGCCGTTCTGGGCCTTCGCCTGGGCCGGCGGCCAGGCGCTGGCCCGTTATATCCTGGACCATCCGGACCTCGTGCGCGGGCGCCGCGTGTTCGATTTCGCCGCCGGTTCGGGCATCGTCGCCATCGCCGCCCTGATGGCGGGGGCCGCCGGCGCCGAAGCCAATGAGATCGACGATTTCGCCCTGGCCGCCCTGCCCCTCAACGCGGCCTTGAACGATGTAACGCTGGCGGCCTGCCCGGGCGACGTCATCGGGCGCCTGGACCTCGAGGCCGATATCGTCTTCGCCGGCGACGTCTGCTACGAGCGGCCGATGGCGGAGCGGGTGACCGACTGGCTGGCGGCGCTGGCCGCCGCCGGCAAGGAGGTGCTGATCGGAGACCCGGGGCGTTCCTACCTGGCGCGCGAACGGCTGCGGAAAGTCGCCGAATACGAAGTCCCGGTTTCCCGCGCGCTGGAGGACGCCGAGGTCAAGCGGACCGCCGTCTGGCGCTTCGCCGGGGCCTGA
- a CDS encoding heme ABC transporter ATP-binding protein — translation MLVARDVSAVLGDRRRIVDRVDIAVVPGRVTAVIGPNGAGKSTLLRLIAGELAPAAGTVTLNGTPLSAWRSRERARQLAVLPQSTTLDFAFRVEEVVGLGRLPHGDDETRGRGHRVVTAALDAVGLGAFAERLYPTLSGGEQQRVQLARCLAQVDLLPDETPAAPRYLLLDEPTTSLDPAHQLSVLALARRLAARGLGVLAVLHDLGLAASIADELVVMAAGRVVAAGPPRETLTTQLIADVYGIEAMVLPNPAGPGVLVAPRFAA, via the coding sequence ATGCTCGTCGCGCGTGATGTCTCCGCCGTTCTCGGCGACCGCCGCCGCATCGTCGACCGGGTCGATATTGCCGTCGTCCCGGGGCGCGTGACCGCGGTCATCGGGCCGAACGGCGCCGGCAAGTCGACATTGCTGCGCCTGATCGCGGGCGAACTGGCACCCGCCGCGGGTACCGTCACCCTGAACGGCACGCCGCTTTCCGCCTGGCGCAGCCGCGAGCGGGCCCGGCAGCTCGCGGTGCTGCCGCAGAGCACGACCCTCGACTTCGCCTTCCGGGTCGAGGAAGTGGTCGGCCTCGGCCGCCTGCCCCATGGCGACGACGAAACCAGGGGCCGTGGCCACCGGGTGGTGACCGCCGCGCTGGACGCGGTCGGTCTCGGCGCCTTCGCCGAGCGTCTCTACCCCACCCTGTCGGGCGGGGAACAGCAGCGGGTACAATTGGCCCGCTGCCTCGCCCAGGTCGACCTGCTGCCCGACGAGACGCCGGCCGCCCCGCGTTACCTGCTGCTGGACGAGCCGACCACCAGCCTCGACCCCGCGCATCAACTGTCGGTGCTGGCTTTGGCGCGCCGCCTGGCCGCCCGCGGCCTGGGCGTGCTGGCCGTGCTGCACGACCTCGGCCTTGCCGCCAGCATCGCCGACGAACTTGTGGTCATGGCGGCGGGGCGGGTGGTCGCGGCCGGACCGCCGCGCGAGACATTGACCACGCAGCTGATCGCCGACGTCTATGGCATCGAGGCCATGGTGCTGCCCAATCCGGCGGGGCCGGGCGTGCTGGTGGCGCCGCGCTTTGCCGCTTGA